From the genome of Blautia pseudococcoides, one region includes:
- a CDS encoding DNA-methyltransferase, with the protein MDKKLIAICGDAVEELRKLPDKSINLIVTDPPYNLNKDYGTNQDNLEFDEYLEFSRQWLKEAHRVLSDNGSLYVFMGMRYISYIYSILEHEIGMYFNSWITWYYTQGTGKTKGFSPRHDDILLFTKHHTKFVFNLDDIRVPQKFYRSVNNMRGANPGNVWEFSHMHYCNKNRQKHPTQKPEALYERMILASSNKGDTILDPFVGSGTLLRVCQQTDRLGIGIDNNPEYIKMTNERLNSPFTGFDSIDERMKRVPNDLNDAQIRIEYIQNHIKWFLAYHPDAINEFVEEVKRKYCNKLIESGQYALVDQLSKGRS; encoded by the coding sequence ATGGATAAAAAATTAATTGCAATTTGCGGTGATGCAGTTGAGGAACTCCGAAAACTACCAGACAAAAGTATCAATCTAATTGTTACCGATCCACCGTATAACTTAAATAAAGACTATGGTACCAATCAAGATAATCTCGAATTTGATGAATATCTTGAATTTTCCAGGCAATGGCTAAAAGAGGCGCATAGGGTATTGAGTGACAACGGCTCTTTGTATGTCTTTATGGGAATGAGATACATTTCCTACATCTATTCAATTTTAGAGCACGAAATAGGTATGTATTTCAATTCTTGGATTACATGGTATTACACACAAGGCACAGGAAAGACAAAGGGGTTTTCCCCTCGGCACGATGATATTTTGTTGTTTACAAAACATCATACAAAATTTGTTTTTAATCTGGATGATATTCGTGTACCTCAAAAGTTTTATAGGTCAGTTAATAATATGCGAGGAGCAAATCCCGGAAATGTGTGGGAATTTTCTCATATGCATTACTGCAATAAAAACCGTCAAAAACACCCTACACAAAAGCCGGAAGCCCTATATGAGAGAATGATTTTAGCATCTTCTAATAAAGGAGATACTATTCTCGATCCCTTTGTAGGTAGTGGCACGCTTTTGAGAGTATGCCAGCAAACAGATAGACTTGGTATTGGAATAGATAATAATCCCGAATACATAAAGATGACAAATGAACGCTTAAATTCTCCCTTTACTGGATTTGACAGCATTGACGAGCGAATGAAAAGAGTTCCTAATGATTTAAACGATGCCCAAATTCGTATTGAATACATACAAAATCACATAAAGTGGTTCCTTGCATACCATCCTGATGCAATAAATGAATTTGTTGAAGAAGTTAAGCGAAAATACTGCAATAAGCTAATTGAGTCAGGGCAATATGCATTAGTAGATCAATTAAGTAAAGGAAGGAGTTAA
- a CDS encoding IS3 family transposase — MAFAAFFLPVSVLCFPNFLTKRASAPQHTAENLLGRRFHADKPNEKWLTDVTEFKYYAGPTVHKIYLSAILDLCDRRVIAFVIRDSNDSALVYDTFDQAVEANPEAHPLFHSDRGFQYTTRVFHDKLAAAGMPQSMSRIGKCIDNGPMEGFWGILKRERYYGRRFTSREELARMIQEYITYYNSMRLQHGLGII, encoded by the coding sequence TTGGCTTTTGCCGCTTTCTTTCTGCCCGTCAGCGTCTTGTGCTTTCCCAACTTCTTAACAAAACGGGCCTCCGCCCCGCAGCATACCGCGGAGAACCTGCTGGGCCGCCGCTTCCATGCGGACAAGCCAAACGAAAAATGGCTGACGGATGTCACCGAGTTCAAGTATTACGCTGGCCCGACGGTGCACAAAATTTACCTCAGCGCCATACTGGATTTGTGCGACAGAAGGGTGATTGCCTTTGTAATTCGGGATTCCAACGACAGCGCATTGGTATACGATACCTTCGATCAGGCGGTGGAGGCGAACCCGGAAGCACATCCCCTTTTTCACAGTGACCGGGGATTCCAATATACGACCCGTGTGTTCCACGACAAGCTGGCAGCGGCAGGCATGCCCCAGAGTATGTCGCGTATTGGCAAGTGCATCGACAACGGCCCCATGGAAGGTTTTTGGGGGATCCTCAAGCGTGAGCGTTACTATGGCAGACGTTTTACCAGCCGGGAGGAGCTGGCCCGGATGATTCAGGAGTACATCACCTATTACAATTCCATGCGCCTCCAGCACGGCCTGGGCATCATATGA
- a CDS encoding VanZ family protein: protein MDLYQIFITHNRVWTVREVIGFSILYTIALLTALYLLYNKKIKLSQAISGMILLLFLGIVFGSTVFTRMPMERKYNLELFWSWKAVFLNHSLELMKENLLNCILLFPMGLLLPVTFNRRLSWWKGLLAGVLVSGMIETFQLIFCRGLFEWDDIVHNSLGCMAGCIIMSMVLKRKK, encoded by the coding sequence TTGGACTTATATCAAATTTTCATCACCCACAACAGAGTATGGACAGTCCGTGAAGTTATCGGTTTTTCTATACTATATACCATCGCATTACTGACAGCACTATATTTACTGTACAACAAAAAAATAAAACTATCGCAGGCCATATCAGGCATGATCCTTCTTCTTTTCCTCGGCATCGTATTCGGTTCCACAGTATTCACCCGTATGCCAATGGAACGGAAATACAATCTGGAACTATTCTGGTCCTGGAAAGCAGTCTTCCTGAACCACAGTCTGGAACTGATGAAAGAAAACCTGCTAAACTGTATACTACTATTCCCCATGGGCCTATTGCTTCCGGTAACATTTAACCGCAGGCTAAGCTGGTGGAAGGGACTGCTGGCCGGCGTTCTTGTTTCAGGTATGATCGAAACTTTCCAATTAATATTCTGCAGGGGATTATTTGAATGGGATGATATAGTCCATAACAGTCTTGGCTGTATGGCTGGATGCATAATAATGAGTATGGTTCTAAAACGAAAAAAATAG
- a CDS encoding helix-turn-helix domain-containing protein, which translates to MALPGTPGQRISDLCNGNHITQKELAEKIGVSASQLSRIVSGETRTVSSDILIGVAKEFKVPDQ; encoded by the coding sequence ATGGCTTTACCTGGAACACCCGGACAGCGGATTTCTGATTTATGCAACGGAAACCACATCACACAAAAGGAACTTGCGGAGAAGATAGGCGTTTCCGCTTCCCAGTTGAGCCGGATTGTCAGCGGCGAAACGAGAACAGTCAGTAGTGATATTCTCATAGGTGTGGCAAAGGAATTTAAGGTACCGGACCAATGA